In the genome of Candidatus Dependentiae bacterium, the window TTCTGCGACCGGTTCATCTTGCTTAATTGAATCACTTGGAACCTCTTTCGACATTTCATCAGGCACCGGTTGCTCTATACTTTCTGATAAAACATCACCTTCAGGCCCTCGTTGCTCAACTTCAGCTTGTTCTGTGTCACTTGAATCATCTTGCTGGGATTCAGAGCTATCAGCTGAATCTTCAACTACAGTATCTTCAGCTACTTGTTGTTGATCTTCAGTCTGTTCTGTGTCACTTGACTCATCTTGTTGAAATTCAGAACTATCAATTGGATCTTCAGTCTTATCATCTTTAAGCACTTGTTGTTCAACTTTCTGTTCTGTCTTATTAGATTCATCTTGCGAGGACTCAGATTCATTCAACGAATCTTCAATTACATTATCTTCAGGAGCTTGTTGTTCAGTCTGTTCTAGTTGATCTGCAAGTTCGTCTTGAGTAATTGTAGTGTGACTATGCACACAAAGAAAAAAACAAAACAAATATATGAATAAGTAGAACATACAAACTCCCTTTTGTATTTTAACGTTATAACGTTTGCGCAAGCTCTTTTAGCTCATCAAGCAAACCTTTTGAAAGCTCTTCAGCTTCCCATGAAGTATAACTCCAACGAACACCACTATCAACTTTTGTTAATACAGAACGATCACTTTTAATATCTATAATATCGATACGCACAATATTCATCAATGGATGTATATTTGATGGTGCACGAACAACACCTGCACGCCCTAATACACTATAAGCAACATTATTTGCGTCCAAAAAACAAATCATAACTTTTTTTTGCCAAACCATGTTATGATAACCAGTATGATCTTTATGAATCGAAATTAAAATACTTTCAAGCCCCTTTGGATAAATTGACTGAAGTGGTGTAGTATGTGGCAAACCTTTTTCTGAAAATGTTGCCAAAACACCTACCGTCTCACCTTTTTTTAAAACTTCAACTAAATCTTCTGGTAATTTTACACCTACATGCTTTGCCATATGAATAACCCTAGTTTAAATAATTATTTTTAGATAACACATCTTTATGCATCAAAGATGCATTATATTCCCATCCACCAATACTATAGAGATAATTGCGTTATAATTTCTTGTTCAACGGCAAGTCCTCTTACCGTCAACTTTAGCCTGCCATTCTCTTCTTTAAGTAACTCTCTAGAACACAAATCCGAAATCAGCTTATGTGCTTCCATATGTTTTTGTGACGGAATATGCGTGAAATAAAAATCACGGGACACCCCTTTCACCTGACGAAAGCCAAGCATGAAATGTTCTAATGCAGCCTGATCATCTGTGAGTGTTTCACTAAATTCTATAAGATCTTCCCCCTTGCCGATTCCTTTCATATAGAGCATTAAATTTTTCTTATTTCTATATCTTTTATTTTCATCAAATGACCATGCTCCCACACCAAAACCTTTGTATGGTTTCCGATCCCAATACGCTTTATTGTGTCGCGACTGAAAACCTGGCTTTGCAAAGCTTGAAACCTCATACTGTTCAATCCCATGATCCTGTAAAAAATCCACCGTCCAACAATATAAATCCGCTAATCGACTATCAGATGGCAATTGCACACTTTTCTTTTGCACACGATAATACAGCGGAGTAAATTCATGTACCATCAAAAAATAGACCGATACATGTTTTATTGGCCATTGCACCACCTTGCGCAACTGCTCTTTCCACTCATCATCCGTTACACCCGGCAA includes:
- a CDS encoding pyridoxamine 5'-phosphate oxidase family protein, yielding MAKHVGVKLPEDLVEVLKKGETVGVLATFSEKGLPHTTPLQSIYPKGLESILISIHKDHTGYHNMVWQKKVMICFLDANNVAYSVLGRAGVVRAPSNIHPLMNIVRIDIIDIKSDRSVLTKVDSGVRWSYTSWEAEELSKGLLDELKELAQTL
- the hemW gene encoding radical SAM family heme chaperone HemW gives rise to the protein MQSFYIHWPFCPYRCHFCPFVAYLKNDSFLKPYHDALCKELLMYGDSCNQRPQLETIYFGGGTPSTYPDDLLLDTFGILEKVSNFNEKTEITFEVNPGTATAKQLALWKDMGINRLSIGVQSLNEQVLKNVNRLQTNEDVCTVLELAKDRFENVSVDFILGLPGVTDDEWKEQLRKVVQWPIKHVSVYFLMVHEFTPLYYRVQKKSVQLPSDSRLADLYCWTVDFLQDHGIEQYEVSSFAKPGFQSRHNKAYWDRKPYKGFGVGAWSFDENKRYRNKKNLMLYMKGIGKGEDLIEFSETLTDDQAALEHFMLGFRQVKGVSRDFYFTHIPSQKHMEAHKLISDLCSRELLKEENGRLKLTVRGLAVEQEIITQLSL